The DNA segment TGCTTAGCTCTCATGGATTTACTCAGAATCAGCTCACTCTTTGGAAATATCCATCAATGGTGAAAATGGCAGAACTCAATGGCCACACATCTAGAGTCCTTTTCATGACTCAGGTAACAATGGGAATCAAATGAACCCCAAAAAAATCTTTGATTTTCTTAACTTGTTTTTTTTTGGCTTTTTTACAATTCAAATGCTTACTGGTTTTATGAACTTCCTTCAGAGTCCAGATGGTTGCTCAGTGGCAACGGCAGCAGGTGATGAAACACTTAGATTCTGGAATGTTTTTGGGGTTCCAGAAGTGGCTAAACCTACTACAAAAGCAAATCCCGAGCCATTTTCCCATTTGACTCGCATCCGCTGAAGATGATCATGAGGATAGAAGCTGGATTCATTGAAGTCTCAAGTCTCAGGTGATGAAACACCTAGATTCTGGAATGTTTTTGGGGTTCCAGAATACTACAAAAGCAAATCCCGAGCCATTTTCCCATTTGACTCGCATCCGCTGAAGATGATCATGAGGATAGAAAAGCTGGATTCATTGAAGTCTTAGGCCTCAGTACACCCTTGTTCTTGCATGTCGCATGCTGAAATAGAAGTTCGGTGCCAGTTGCCAGTGTCCTTCATTTCAACAATTCAGTTTCAAGACAAGGCAGAGGTCTCAAAATAGAACTGCATTTACCATCCAAATCTCTCCGTGTAGATGGGACTGTATGTAAAGCAATGTAAAGTAACATCAAAGAACCCTGGAACTCCAAATTTGGTTTTTGGGGAAGAGTGGATGTCGTCCTATCATGTATTATTTAATAGAAGCTTTCAGATCCTTTCTACGTGGACGTAGTCACTCTATAATGCGACGAACCACGTAAATTTCTGTCTtcttgatttttttctttttgtcatCTTGGTCTTTTGATGTTTTGTAAAATGTCAAAATGAAGAAGCACCAACCCGTTTAttaaattagaaaattaaaatctaaaaGAAACAATTGAAAACgaaacaaaagaaaaaggaaatgttAGTTAATTTTGCTTCATATACAAGGGAGGGAGACCGTTCCAAGATATTTTATCAGTTAATGCAGATTGCAGAGTTTTGTTGGGGGCAGAGGCAATTCAAGACTGTTCGTACATGAAATGTTGTCAAATTATCATAAAATCAAAGCTTTTATGTCATTTACGATTGCTCGAGGACTTAAAGTAGCATCAACTTTAAATATTCCTTCGGAATCATCAATCTGCAACAAGTCTAGCTGCGATTGCAAAAGAGTAGCTGGCATGAAATGCTTCCCTTCTGCAGCTCTTTTATTTAGCCGCTCGGCAAGCACCTCAGCCTTGGCATCAAGCAATACAAACTTAGCTGCACTGACATAGCTTGCAAGTTCATAACTAGGGTCAGCAGATCTAAGAATTTCTCGATATTGCTTCTGGAGAGAAGAACAGCCAAGTATAACAGTTTTTCCACCAGCTAACCTCTCTCTTAAGGCATCCCGTAGACTTTCAAGCCATGGAATCCGGTCTTTATCTGATAGAGGAATGCCTTGATGCATTTTTTCTGTAGTGTTGAAAAATGCCAATTCCAAAACTTTCAGTAGAGAGGGATCAGAGAAGTCACTATATATGAAGTGAAAAGGGGTACATTCAATAGGGAAAAAACTAAATATTACAATAGCTAGATGTCAATACCTTTGCTTGATTGTGAGTGAAAATCATCGGCATCGAGAAAACTACAATTCAATACTTCGGCCAGCATCTCACCTATTGTGCTGTTAAAGGCACCAagatcaaaatataaaaaaactACTAAGTGTGTCATATACACAGTGAACAGGAAAAAAGAAATTGCACTGAAGAATTGACTTCAGGGGGAAAACAGGCAATCATGAGGATAGTAAATAAAAGAATCCAAAGTGGATAGAACTTACGTTTTGCCAGCACCACTGACACCCATAATTACAATAACTTtgcctataaattggaaaaaaaaaaattagtgaccAAGAACTAGAAAGTGGAGAGTTGATGAGCAATTCAAATAATTGCatataaaataagggaaagaaactagtagaaaatgaaatttatttcaaACACAGAAAGGAAAATCGACAAACGAATAATTTACCTTTGAGAGCAGGAGCCATATTTGGTCCACAGCTTAGTCAAACCTGTGAAGCTTTAGTAGCAATAAAATATGCAGCTCCAAAGAACTAACACTGAGAACAGATCCTGTCTTTACCTATGAATGCCGCTACAAGAAATCACCATAGTAAGAAATCAAGCACCAATCAAATGAAGTATTGGATTTATGACCCAAAATCATAATGCCTTTCAGCTGGAGAAAGGATAAAGAATTCAAGAGTAAAGAATTTTtatccattggtgagagggcttAGTTGAAGACACCTTTGTGATGTAAATTAGTAAATATGCTAGATTACGTCTAGAATCGACTGAGaggactaactaatgtatttactatgagcaaTTATATAGTGAGAGTTTTGGGTGTAATTAGGTTAACAGGTATTATAATCTTGATCTTGTAATTGATGATTGATATTTTATTGAaaatagtggaagatggcatgtcCATGGATATAACTCTATGTAGATAGgggaaccacgtaaatattaatattttatgtatactttactttttttatattttccacgctgcacaccctatgatatggattcaaatgatataaacgttggggcgtcctctactaacgacgcgctacatcggagcccgggtgtagtgataaatatgcaagggtgtagggcgttcaccgaaagcgacgcgccatgccggcgcccgggtgtggtgttaagtgagcaagggttcccacatcatggacgggtgtgggtaaagaagttagtccataggacagataatagaacaaatagtggaacagaacacaagatagatataaaaaacaatagaagatatcatagaaggagaccaattaggaaggagcaggataggaggaggatcagggttggtacttggaatgttggatcacttacaggaaaattgatggagcttgtggataccttggaaaggagaagggtgaatattgcttgcattcaagagactaaatgggtaggagagaaaagtaaggaagtgggtaattcagggtacaaactgtggtttacaggaaaggagagaaataagaacggagtgggtataatcatagacagaacattgaaagacgcagtagtagctgtgaaaagagtaggagatagaattatactagtaaagctagtactagaaggagaaacaataaatatagttagtgcttatgccccacaaataggactagacagtgagagtaaacaaaggttttgggaagatatggatgatttaatgcaaagcataccgaatgaagagaatgttttcattggtggagatttgaatggacatgtaggaagtgataggcaaggttatgagaatgttcatggaggttttggttttggcagtcgaaatgaggagggaaaaagcatcctggattttgctatggcatacgacctaatactagcaaatacctactttataaaaagagagtcacatttagtgactttcaaaagtgggcaacatagaagccaaatcgactttctcttaaccaggaagacaaatagagctctatgcaaggattgcaaggtcattccaggagaggctttaacaagtcaacataggttggtggtcttggatgtcaagtttaggaacaattcaagtaaggttagaagaaatagtgtagctcgaacaaagtggtgggagttcaaaggagtaaagcaagtgaagttcaaaaatgagcttctcgagtccgaagtatggaagctagatatggaggccaatgatatgtggata comes from the Hevea brasiliensis isolate MT/VB/25A 57/8 chromosome 5, ASM3005281v1, whole genome shotgun sequence genome and includes:
- the LOC131179843 gene encoding gluconokinase-like — encoded protein: MAPALKGKVIVIMGVSGAGKTTIGEMLAEVLNCSFLDADDFHSQSSKEKMHQGIPLSDKDRIPWLESLRDALRERLAGGKTVILGCSSLQKQYREILRSADPSYELASYVSAAKFVLLDAKAEVLAERLNKRAAEGKHFMPATLLQSQLDLLQIDDSEGIFKVDATLSPRAIVNDIKALIL